The genome window CGGCAAGACCTGTCATATCCTGGAACAGGAGCTGCGACTCGCCGAGGTGATGGCGATCGATGTCGACGCACAGCGCTTGACCACGTTGGAGTCCAACCTGCGGCGACTGGATTTGACGGCGACAGTGCGTGCGGCGGATGCCGCGCATCCCCAGGACTGGTGGGATGGCGTGCCCTTTGATCGCATACTGTTGGATGCTCCTTGCTCGGGTACCGGCGTCATTCGCCGCCATCCCGATATCAAGGTTTTACGCCGCCCGACGGATATTCCCGAATTGACACACCGCCAGGGTGTGCTGCTGGAGGCCTTGTGGCCGCTGGTCAAGCCGGGGGGTATGCTGTTGTATGCGACCTGCTCGGTGTTGCCGCAAGAGAACAGCGAGCGCATGGCGTCTTTCGTTGCCGCGCATACGGATGCCGCGAATGTGCCCATCGCGGCCGAGTGGGGCAGGGCGCAGCCGGTGGGCCGACAAATTCTTGCCGGCGCGGCGGGGATGGATGGGTTTTACTACGCGTGTGTCATAAAACGCGCAACCGATTGACGCGTGATTGCGGGCGGAGGTCAGCGCTTCGTGCAAGCGAACACACAGATGCGCCGGGAAAGAAGACATCGCCAGCTGTTCAGCATACTGGCGACGTTGCTCCTGGCGTGGAGCGCAGTGGCGGCAACGGCGACATGGGCCGACGGGGGCGTTTTTGTTGTCGAGCAGGCCGGCACGCGATTGGAAGAAGGTGTCTACAGGCTCGACGCTAGAATCTCCTACCAATTCAGCGAAGCCGTACGTGAGGCACTGCAGAACGGTGTCCCGCTGACCGTCGAGATTCAGATCGAAGTTTACCGCGGCCGCTGGTACTGGTTGAACGAGGATGTTGCGGAACTGAGCCAGTTCTATCTGCTGCAGTTTCACGCCTTGAGCCGTCAGTACCTGCTGACCAGTCTCAACAGCGGTGCCCAGCGCAGTTTCTCATCGTTGTATTCGGCGCTGGAGGTCATGGGGCGGATGCAGGATGTGCCGATTCTCGACAAAAAACTACTCAAGCCCGATACCCGTTATCAGGCACGTTTGCGCGTGCGGCTCGATATCGAATCGCTCCCTTCCCCCTTGCGGCCGGTCGCTTATCTCTCGGATGAGTGGCGTCTGGTGAGCGAATGGTACGAATGGTCCCTGAACTCCTGAAGCGTCTCACCACCGGGTGGGTACCTCTCATTCCATTGGGGGCCATACTGCTGGTCTCACTCTTTCTGATGGGGGATGCCACGGAGAACTCGACGCGCTTCGGACGCATGTTTTCAGTGCTGCTGGTCATCAACGTGCTGGGCCTGGCCGCCCTGCTCGGATTGATCGGCGTCAATCTCTATCGGTTGGTGTCGCAGTATCGTCGCGGCGTCGCCGGTGCACGCCTGACGGTGCGTATGGTAGCGATTTTTGTGGTGCTCTCCGTCGCGCCGGTGTTGGTGGTCTACTATTTTTCGCTGCAGTTCCTTCACCGCGGCATCGATAGCTGGTTCGATGTGAAAATCGAGAAGGCGCTGGAGGATTCTCTCGAACTGAGTCGCCTTGCGCTCGATCTGCGTATGCGCGAGGCACTGCGTCAGACCGAGCAGATGGCCGGAGAGTTGGCCGATGTCCCCGCCGCCGAGATTGCCGTCACGTTGGATGATCTGCGCTCGGGAAGCGGTGCCTCCGAATTGGCTTTGCTCGCGGGCAATGGTCGCGTGCTGGCGACCAGCAGCTCCGACTCGACGGTGCTGGTGCCCAACCAGCCGGGCGAAGGGGTATTGCTGCAGGTGCGCCAGTCCGGATCGTACGTCGGGCTTGATCCGATTCCCAACACCGGTCTGCATGTCCGCGCCGTCGTCAAGGTGCTGGTCACCGATCCCGGGGGTGAGAGCCGCACGCTGCAGGCGCTGTACGTAGTCCCCAAAAGCGCCGACACGCTCGCCGCCAGCGTTCAGGAGGCGTTCTCACAATACAAAGAGCTGACGTTTCTGCGCAACCCACTTAAATACAGTTTTACCCTGACCCTCTCGCTGGTGCTGTTGCTGAGTATTCTGGCTGCGGTGCTGGCGGCGTTCTTCTCGGCGCGCAGAATTGCTGCACCGATTCGCGATCTTGCGGAAGGGACGCGCGCGGTGGCTGCGGGGGATTACGCCAAACGGGTACCGCTCAGCACACGTGACGAGATGGGCTTTCTCGTCCAGTCGTTCAATACCATGACCCGGCGCATCGCCCGCACCAGCGCCGAGGCGCGGCGCAGCCAGCAGTTGTTGGAGGAGCAGAATGCCTACCTCGAAGCGGTGCTGGGCCATCTCTCCTCCGGCGTGGTGACGCTGGACGATGAACTGCGTATTCTGCGCATCAATCGGGCCGCGCAGCTGATTCTTGGCATCGAGGCCGCGCAGTGGGTGAGCCGTGATCTCGATGCCCTGGCAGCCAGCCAGCCGACATTGAAACCTTTTTTCACGACCCTGATCGAGCACCTGTCAGGCACCACCAGCGACTGGAATCAGGAGGTGGTATTGCCCGGCAGTGGATCGCGCAAGGTACTGATGTGCAGTGGCACGGCGCTGCCCGGCTGGGAGACCGGCGGCGGATTTGTGGTGGTGTTTGATGACGTGACCGCATTGGTTCAGGCGCAGCGCGATGCGGCCTGGGGCGAAGTGGCGCGGCGCCTCGCGCACGAGATCAAGAACCCGCTGACGCCGATCCAGCTCTCTGCCGAGCGCCTGCGTCAGAAGTACCTGGGCCGCCTGCCCGCCGAAGAGGCGCGTGCGTTGGATCGGTACACTCACACTATCGTGCAGCAGGTAAAGACCATGAAAGAGATGGTCAACGCCTTCTCGGATTATGCTCGACCACCGCCGCTGAAACTGGCGCCGGCCGAACTCAACAATCTGGTCAGCGAGGTGCTTGAACTCTATCGGCATGTCCGTGATCACGACAATCTGCACCTCGCGGTGACGCTAAGCGAAGATCTCCCGGTGGTGGAAGTCGACGCAGGTCGTATTCGGCAGCTGCTGCACAACCTGTTGAAGAATGCCCAGGAGGCAACGGCGGACCTGCCGGAGGCAGTGATCGAGATTGAGACTCGCAGTATCGAGGAGCGCAGCAATCGCTATGCTGAGCTCAAGCTCTGCGACAATGGACCTGGATTCCCCAGCGACATCGCGCCGCATGCTTTCGAACCCTACGTCACCAACAAACACAAGGGGACCGGATTGGGCCTGGCGATCGTGAAGAAAATTGTCGAAGAGCACGGTGGTATCATATGGGCCGAGTCCGCACCGACAGGCGGCGCCTGCCTTATCATCCGCCTGCCGGCCGCGGTGATCGACGCGACGCAAGAAGCAATCTCAGCGGTCGATACCGTGGGCGATGCCCATAACACCACCCGAGCCGCCAAGCGATGAGCAGACCGCACATACTGGTGGTGGATGATGAACCCGACATCCGCCAACTTCTCCAGGAGATCCTGGAGGATGAAGGGTACGAGGTGGAGGTGGCCGACTGCGCGGAGAGCGCGCGATCGTCGCTGCGCACACGTCGCCCCGACCTTATTCTTCTCGACATCTGGATGCCCGATCTCGACGGTGTATCGCTGCTGAAAGAGTGGTCGGAGGAGGATGGCCTGCCTTGTCCGGTGATCATGATGTCGGGACACGGTACGGTGGAGACAGCTGTCGAAGCAACGCGTCTGGGCGCCTACGACTATATCGAAAAACCCCTGTCGATTGCCAAGCTGC of Pseudomonadota bacterium contains these proteins:
- a CDS encoding DUF4390 domain-containing protein, translating into MIAGGGQRFVQANTQMRRERRHRQLFSILATLLLAWSAVAATATWADGGVFVVEQAGTRLEEGVYRLDARISYQFSEAVREALQNGVPLTVEIQIEVYRGRWYWLNEDVAELSQFYLLQFHALSRQYLLTSLNSGAQRSFSSLYSALEVMGRMQDVPILDKKLLKPDTRYQARLRVRLDIESLPSPLRPVAYLSDEWRLVSEWYEWSLNS
- a CDS encoding HAMP domain-containing protein, with product MVRMVPELLKRLTTGWVPLIPLGAILLVSLFLMGDATENSTRFGRMFSVLLVINVLGLAALLGLIGVNLYRLVSQYRRGVAGARLTVRMVAIFVVLSVAPVLVVYYFSLQFLHRGIDSWFDVKIEKALEDSLELSRLALDLRMREALRQTEQMAGELADVPAAEIAVTLDDLRSGSGASELALLAGNGRVLATSSSDSTVLVPNQPGEGVLLQVRQSGSYVGLDPIPNTGLHVRAVVKVLVTDPGGESRTLQALYVVPKSADTLAASVQEAFSQYKELTFLRNPLKYSFTLTLSLVLLLSILAAVLAAFFSARRIAAPIRDLAEGTRAVAAGDYAKRVPLSTRDEMGFLVQSFNTMTRRIARTSAEARRSQQLLEEQNAYLEAVLGHLSSGVVTLDDELRILRINRAAQLILGIEAAQWVSRDLDALAASQPTLKPFFTTLIEHLSGTTSDWNQEVVLPGSGSRKVLMCSGTALPGWETGGGFVVVFDDVTALVQAQRDAAWGEVARRLAHEIKNPLTPIQLSAERLRQKYLGRLPAEEARALDRYTHTIVQQVKTMKEMVNAFSDYARPPPLKLAPAELNNLVSEVLELYRHVRDHDNLHLAVTLSEDLPVVEVDAGRIRQLLHNLLKNAQEATADLPEAVIEIETRSIEERSNRYAELKLCDNGPGFPSDIAPHAFEPYVTNKHKGTGLGLAIVKKIVEEHGGIIWAESAPTGGACLIIRLPAAVIDATQEAISAVDTVGDAHNTTRAAKR